The Phragmites australis chromosome 1, lpPhrAust1.1, whole genome shotgun sequence genomic interval GTGATGGTCGATGCTTAAATGtagtttgcatagtatccaCACCACGTGCAACCTAtgagatggaaaaaaaaattagtataataccttggtatgaaaataaaatagttgcagaaagtaaattatcaACACATTCAGAACCACCAGTTTGGGAGACGATTAAATTCGGTTGTATTGTACTCCTCGGTAGATATGAGCATTATCCGTCGTGTAGATGGCAACTCTGCCTTAAACTCTGTCCAAGTTTGTCCCGTTCATACAGAAATGGTTGACTATTGTCCTTGCaatatggcataaaactcaggATCTTGCCACTCATAGGCCCATTGAATAGGAGACTCTGACTGAGCATCGGGGATATGATAGTGGTACGAATACAATCCAGAACTACTCTTGATGCCATAGTTGCTGGAATAGCTCCCACTATTTTGTGGTACATCATGGCCACCATGTACGACATGCCTTTGTGAGAATGGGGCATCGTGGTCCTGATCCTATGTGGCATGCaaaaactgactctcaccagtgaattgcacggGAGCAACAACAGAGGATGGGCATGGAGGAACATCGCCTCCCTGACGAGCACTATCTATCTTTGAGCTATTGTCATTCGtttcttggtaagttgggctctttaGGTCACTATCCTTACTCTCATTATTTCACACTTATCTTTTGCCCTTACTtttaatcttcttgctcttctttggatgcgccatttgtttcttcctctttctcgtGTGTGTGTCATCTACCACATTAGCAGCCTACCATTGTAAATCTTGTGGGTTCGCTGCgtctgtcaccaggtgagtTGGCAGGGGTATGTCACTGTCTAtatcctcctcatcaagctctaGACAGCATTTGATCTATAgtctccatccagtcccggagcggattgttctcctcgtttaatgtgagctccataaaccgctgaaatggatcatcatcaacagtcgacCTGATACCTGCATCCAAATTGTTCTCtattctcaggttgtagttgacatataccaaattatggagcttcttgtagcttaagcgGTTGCGAACTTTCATGTGGATAAATGCAAATACAGTTCCTCTCACACTCACTAGATGAAGCACACTGGGATACTAGGCGCCTGATAAGCATTGTTAGTTTAGGTGTAGACGAAACAAACATAGACCATCATTGCGCTGCAAGTAGATAAAGTAATATAAGGTTTGGAAAAATAGATGACGTGATGCAACAATTAGATATGTCAACACAATTCATACCAGGTTGAGTCATGCCGTCACAAGCCATCCGTGAAGCGAGCGGACCAGCGAACGACAGAGACTTTGTCCAATATATTTCAACCTCAATAAGTGCCTCTCGAATGCCTCCCGGAGATCTTCTAACAAGTTTGGACCAGTGCCATACGCGTAGTGCGTGCGGGGGTTCAATGCGACCGCTAcaagttgatgatcaaagtATTAGTACTATAAGCATTAGTATAATAAGAATGCAAGTGGTAGGAGTGTATCACCGGTATTCATGTAGGTCCCATTCGTTAGATCATACATTCTGCGATCGACAATTGCTATGTACTTTTCAAAAGAATCCCTATCATTGCAATACAATGAATCATACTCCTACTTGACAatggtgtatctcaggagcacctcactcaatgttggcACCTTGTCTTGATCAGCAAATCAGAGGAAGGCATACAATGACTGAACGAAATCGACAACCATTTTAAGATTGTCCTACCATGGTAAGCTGAATAGacaactatgtgcatatctcccaATATCAGAACTAATATAGCGAGACTGCTGAAGCTCACTAGATGCTATTCATTGTATGAACCTATCCTTTCGGCGTAGAAAGATTtcaagaaatagatagtttgtgTCAAATCTTGTGCCATTCCACCTCACTAACTCTCTACTAATCGTGGCCTTCGTCATTTCATATAGCTTTGAATGATTGTACAAGCATCGTGATATGGACCTTGCACTTTGAATGATCATGTCGTGTTCTCTAAATTCACCAACTGATtttaacattaaatttatcgtatGCGCCACGCAAGGCTATCACACGATAGCAGGATATTCCCTTATGAGAACCTGACAGGCCTTCTTATAGTTGGATCCGTTATCAGTTACGATTTGCACAATATTTTGTGGCTTCAAATCATTGACCACTGCTCTTATCACATGCATAAacgaatcaaccaaataaatatgcaacaattgaaatATTATGTTATCAACTTAGCAAAATAATGTACCTTGTTTAAATACTTTGCATCTTGACTATAGCCAGTCGCATCTAcggacttgtgaaaaaacatatGACCATTGtaatataaaagaaaattaataatactcatgtgcgtTGGTCCAGTCTAAGAATCACATATGATGGTCACACCATACTCTGCCCATTTTAGCTTCTACTTGtcaaatatcttcttcaatgcacTCTCGTTCTCGTCCAGGTACTTACCATTTATATCCCGGCCAGTTGGAGATGATACACTCTCGCTTGTTATAGAACAAATGGTtataagtaaaaaagaaaagaaatatgacaacaataaattcattacaaacttaatcactcacctcatttttgtgtttctttcACTACAGCAACAAAGAGTGTATCGTCCGCCCTTTCTACCAGGAATACCTGAAGTatggaaaaatttggaccatgtcaaaccaatagcttccttcgttttctttcccttcgcgctccatgacccggtgtcaatcctcgGCTGCACAGGAGCTTTTGCTACAACAACATTATAATATCTGACACTTGGTGGTAGCTCACTGGTTGAATATGctctcctaagcatcctctttaacatAGTACCTTCTCTATCACTTCCACTGCCACCTCCATACTTGTAGGACTCAcctgccctcctcctgaactctttCTCATCCATAGACTGAGCTATGACACACTGCATCTGTTCTTTTTTCATGTCCTCATTATCGCTTGTCAAATGTACCTGAACTCTTGCTGACTCTTGCCTCCGAAACCTCTTCTTAGCCTTttccttcctcttatctcttccCCTATCCAGTTCACATCTGAAATAATCACGCATATCTGTAGGCACtctatcacaatgtataataTTTGATCCGCGCcgtgccaaatgttctttcaaccttgtggcaccactgactttcttttccttattgcaatAATTGCACCTAAAGTTCGGGGCCAAATTGTCCCCGTGCGaccacaccacatctctatccgcCATCGATTAGTTTGTATTGtctctgttggaagaagaaacctcaatggttaacctactaataattatgtcCATACATGTTAAATTCATAAACATGTGCTGCATATTGCTAGTCATGCATAAATGTCTCAAGAAACAATTAACTTGACCAATATTAACAACCCTTGCTAGTACAACATAACAACCGTGCGCATCGGGCTAAAGACCAACACAATAGGGTTATCAACCACTAAATCGTCCTAATCGACCACACAATGAACTGTCGCCCTCCTAATAATGATTACTgaatgaattacatgaaaaatcgcTTGTAAATGGTCGATAACTGAGCCAATTAAGTGCTAAATCGTCCTAATCAACCACACAACGAACTACCGACCACCTCAGCACGATTACCGAACGAATAACACAaaaaatcgctagtaaatggGCGGTTACCGAACGGGGATCTTTGAAAATCGCTCGACTTCAGGCACTCTGCGCTGCTCTTCGAAGGCGGACGGTAACTGCTTAGATGCGATCAGTACCGACGCTATTCGCTCAAGAATTGAAGCATCAACGCCGAATTTCCGCCGGAGTGCCGCGGATTTGGTCGACCGGGCGACGCTTCTTCGCTTTTTGCTGTGGAGAAACACGTGGGGAAAGTGCACTGTGCACAGACGCGAGCAGAACGCCGTCTGCCCTTATCCATTTCAGCTGAGCCAAAACAGACCGATTTTACTATGCATTCGGCCCGTTTCAGTCTTTTTACCAACTACCAAAGTTTGAGCAGCTATTTGGTGATGTAAAAacgatattttttaaaaaattcttttcacagatagtcttagaattacctctagttttttatagaattttttttgagttttttcaaaatcgatttgaaattttaattcaaattcggttaccgatCGCATTATGAAACCAAGCCGGACCGAAATGGTCGGTTTCCGCGCATTTCGAGTGGTCACCGACACATTTTTAACCCTGCTTACTGGGACAGACAAATTTGAGGCTCTTTCAACTACTTGAGCGTCAAATGGATAAATCTCTGGAACAATATTTCCAAATGAGTCCTTCTGATATATGAATATCTCTAGCTTGGAAAATACCTGCAAAATATTGGTTCCATGCTTCCAGCTGCATGAGCTTCTAGCTATGTCAATGAGACCTGCATATCTTTTCACCAAATTGCACATTTGCAAACCTCATTAGCATATATTTTCAGTAGAAGTCGTagatcaatttttttgttttgccaAGAAACATCATATATACTTGCACATTAAATCGACGTCTACATAAATTTATCAGGAAAAAATTAGGGACGCGATTACACCAATCTGATTGAACACATCTAGAGGAACTTCGCTGGGGAACCCTTGACTTCGACGCTGATGGCCGCCATGGGGTACCGCTCCCTGTCGAGCTTGGAAAACATGACGGCGCTACCCATCGCAAGCAGCGCGGTGACGGCCTCGGCGAACCAGGGCATGAACCCAGGAGCAGCAGCTCCGCGAGGTCATCCACGATGCGACACACGTTGTTATTATCGAGGACCTGCACCATCGACTACGCCTGTCGCACTGCCTCTGTCACACCCCCGCCATCTGCTCCAGCCCGCTCTGCTCCACTCCACCTCCTCGTCGATGGCTAGGAGCTCGTCCAACACGCAggagttgttgtcatcatcaagTTCCAGCCACGCCGCCGACACGACCGGCACCAGGACCAGGACCAGGATCAACATGATGCTCCACTACCAAATTTGGCCATCGTAGGCATGTATATATGCAATTCCACATGGGGGAAAGCACCGACCACCACCAGGATCGACCCAGGCGAGCACGGGGAGTTCTTGGGCATCGACACTGGGGATTAGGGAGGATCTTCTTGAGGAAGGTGGGGACGCGGGTGCGGTAGACGATGGCAAGGTGGGTAGCAGACGGCCAGTTGGGAGTGAAGAGGAGGGCGAAGAGCGCGTTAGTTGTGACAAATGGGGAGGACGAGGTGGTTCGAGGGGGAGGCGGTGGAGAGCGAGGAGAGGAGGTCAGCGAGGGCGTCAGGTGGGAGGGTTGGGAGGAGGGGCGCCGCGGCGGAGAGGTCGCGGGAGGCGAGGCAGAGGACGAACTCGATAGTGGGCAGCAGGGGTTGCTGCGAGGAGGGCTAGATGGCACAACATAGGGGTCGACAGGGCATGGTGGTGGTTGCAAGATCATGCGAGAGAGAGCGGACGgacgaggggggggggaggatcACGAAAGGAAGGAGACATGAGATGATGTAGGGCGAAAGGAGGCATTATGTTCTTTTTTAAGGAGGAGAGATACATCCGTCGTCAGTTGAAAGAGTGGTTAAAAAAATGCAGTTTCTAATACTATTAAAATTTAAGGCACTATCAAAATAATAatagaaatttcaaaaaaaattgtggtGTAGATAGTTCTATCATCTaagttctccaaaaaaaaaattcagataatgagaaataaaaatacaaattttaGGGAtcctaaaatttgttttttatttgttttccatTGTAAGTAGTTTTttgcattgaatttttttgttGGAGCGCTAATTGTAGCATCcttaattttatataaaaaaaatcatgaccatttctatagtgttttgaattttgaaagtattgattttttattttttttaaacattttGTGCGTGGgtataaaattacaaaattttaaaatggatgtatatatttatattttttggatttaaaaaataaaaaaatctggTTTGTTCGCCGTGTGTGCGGAACCGCGAACGGACGGGTAGAGGGAGCGATGAGTGGTGCGGGTGCATACATTTCTTCGTCTCCAAGGGCGAGCTAATTGGACCATGGGCCAACCCAGCTTGGTAACCCATCTCCAAGGGCCGATAATCGTTACAAAAACTACAGCCCGCTACCTCTCTCCAAGGTCCATTCATTTCATCACCGTTGAGCGAGGTTGCGTTTCCATTCTTGTTGGGTCCAGTTTGGCCACGAACAGCTAAAAAGGCAattgtttatttttatatttcataaatcaaaaaattataaaactagacgtcctttaaaaaaaaatacaaacataTGTTACCAACGGGTGATAAGTTTTAAAAAGTAAAGATGCCTCCCttccaaaatcaaaatattgtattattctgctctcaaaattcaaaacactatcaaaatagtcatgaaaaattctataaaaatgTATATCGTAGAAAATACTATGATCTAACTCTAAAGAATTCagacaaaaatattatttgtacaatgagaaaaaaataaatttcattatACACGGTCTGTCAAACTCTATACAATAAACtttgttctttttatttctcaatgtaaaagtaattgtttgagttgaatttttttagagatatagattatagcatcctatacaacataattttttttagaaacttttattattattttgaaagttttttgaattttgaagcaATGGAATgcaatgttttttatttttaacctgTCGCTTGTTAGAAGGGTGACGGACAAAAGCATATTTCTGTAATTTTTCAAATGGGCacataaattttcaatttttttattttcaaaatataaaaataaaaaactcctaAAAAGGCATGAACTGACAGGGTGAACTACTTTGACATGAGTTTAAGAGGCAAAATGGAGTCTCCCTACCCTGTCAGTTCGAAGATCAGGTCCACCGTAACTGGTTCATATTTGGGCCGGCTACAGCCCAGCCCTCAATGAATTTAGAGTGAACAGTCCAATTGGAAAGCGATTATATGATTTTTCTTCCATTTCATTCTATTCctgattccttttttttcttattctatttattttttttcatctctaccAACTTCTCTTTTAAGTGATCGGTAAAAGGAAAAGAGGAGAGAATCTCGATCTCGTCTTGAGAGGAATAAGCTTAGGAATTTCTTCGTGAAGGAAACTGTGAAGTGAAAACCGTTAAAATATTAAAGATAACAAAAATTCCTTCGCGAAAAAATTCTAGATCGTGAAGGGAATCTTTTGGACATGATATTAAGCTCCCACTCTTTCTACCGTGACAGGAGTTTGACAGAAACAGCGGGCTGGACTACGCGTATGAATATTGTTTATGAGATTTTTACTAAatagtaaataaaaaattatataataaataagatcataaacatataaataaatattatataaaagAAACAGAATAGACATGCACAAGAATATGTGAAGTTGTATTTTTCAACCACGGCCCTGCTGTCGCCTGCCGCCAATGAGGAAGGCCGGACCCGGCCGCGCGGGGACGCTTCTAGAATTCCTTCCCGAACAGAGCACGCGTCAGCAGCAGCAGAACAGGCAGCAACCAGAGTCCAGACCGTTCGCCGTCGTTCCGACTCTGTCTCCCTCGCCTCGCCCGAAGCATCATCCTCGATGGCCTCGCAGCCGCTCCGCACCGTGCACCTCCGGCGGTCTTCGTCGTCCCCGCGGGCCGCGGCGGAGGTTGCGGCGATCGCGGTGGACGGCGGCGCCGGGGTGGACCTGGCCCGGGTGGGGCTTGCTCTGGGGCTGGACCCCACCACTGTCCGCCTCAACGGCTACTTCCTCAGCCGGGGGCCCGACCACGTTTCCTCCGCCGTCACGTGGCGCGCGCTCCTTGCCTTCTTCGCCGCGCGAGGGCTGCCCACCGGCGCTCACGCCGACGCGCCCGTCGCCGTGCACGCCAAGCCCGCCGCGCCCCCGGCATCAGGTACGCGCACCTCTCCTGGTATACTGCTACAAACTACTAGGGGGCAACGTCGCTAGATATTACATTGTGCGATTGTGGTCAAGTATTCAGACTCGTGCAGATTCGAGGCTTGCTTATCATGCGGTTGTGTCAGTTTCAATGATCAACCGGGAACCGGCTTGAGAAACTTGTAGCTATTTAGTTTTGGGATGAACGAGTGATCAAATAGTACAACTAAAGAATGTGGAGCTACTGAACTGCTCTGGTACTGCTATGGCTAAGGCTAAGTTGATAACTATAAATTCTAGGTTTTTATTCCTCAGCCTATCAAATGTTGGGGGTCCTTGGGGTGAACTTGTTCACCCGGATTTGAGTCCAGACTCGACATGGATGCTCATATTTATAAAATGACTACATGTATCTTTGGCGTCCAGTTGGTACAAAACCGGAGGTTGTACttcctttattaaaaaaacaaatgtttGACAGTGGTATTACAAAACCGGAGGTTGTACTCTAACCTTGAAGAATAAAGTACAATTAGGCTTGGACAAATTTGAGTAAAATCCTGTTCtgtaaaaacaaacaaatttgaGTAAAATACTGAGCATGAATAGGAAAGTTGTAAGATCTGCGCCACTGTGACATTCTTATGGTCTTTTCAGTACCGTGTCTATCACCTTTTATTGTGTGTATATGAAGGCGACGTCTCCTAAAACAAAAACTCATTGTCCCTTGAACTTTCAAGTTTACAACTCGCACTCTTCCTGAATTATTGATTTTCTGTGCCATTAACCCTGCACTTGCTGAGCGCCTGTCATAGCTATTCTTCATTATCAATTGCTACTTGATgatgtgcaaattcaatttcttATACATATTGCATGAACATGTGAGCATTACCTGATCTACGAAATGCAAGAAGTGTCATTATGGCGTATATTACACTGGAAGAATCTGATTTCAGATACTTACATGATCATTTGATCTGAATCTGCAAATTTGTTTTTAGATCCTACAACTCTTCTATGCTCAAAGCGAAAATCTGTGCTGGAAGTCGAAAAATGCCCCAAGAAGAGAAAGCCACGAGAGAACAGATCAGCTCTTTCAAAACCTAGGGACGATCTACTTAGCGATGAAATCATCCTTGGTTTGAAGAGAAGACTCAGATTGGAAGACACCAGTCCAGCTAAGAAGATTAAGCAACTAGAATACAGCTCAGGTGAGTGACAACTGACAAGTCATCAAATATTAACTAGAGATTCATATTTATTCATATATAAACCAGAACATATTCTGAACTTTTCCTTGTTCTTACATCGGGTGATCAATCAATGGAGCAGACACACAGCAGCCGGTTAATTTTTCTTGCAGCTTTGTAAATGGAAATGGAAAGCGGCCGCCGGATGAGGAGATGGTCACCTCACTTCCATGGAAAAGAGTTCGGTGACGACCGAGACTGGAGTTGCATAAATCTTTGAAAACAGAAGTCAGTTTGCTTGAGACAGCCATTTTACATGACATGTTACATGTTCCAACGTTCATGTACCCTCCGAAGCTGTGGTGAATTGACATGCCCTGTTACATGTTCCAACGTTCATGTAGTCTTCTGAACAGAAGGCCGTAGATTTTGCTTGGACGCAGTTATAGGTGCAGCTCT includes:
- the LOC133927354 gene encoding uncharacterized protein LOC133927354: MASQPLRTVHLRRSSSSPRAAAEVAAIAVDGGAGVDLARVGLALGLDPTTVRLNGYFLSRGPDHVSSAVTWRALLAFFAARGLPTGAHADAPVAVHAKPAAPPASDPTTLLCSKRKSVLEVEKCPKKRKPRENRSALSKPRDDLLSDEIILGLKRRLRLEDTSPAKKIKQLEYSSDTQQPVNFSCSFVNGNGKRPPDEEMVTSLPWKRVR